From the genome of Medicago truncatula cultivar Jemalong A17 chromosome 2, MtrunA17r5.0-ANR, whole genome shotgun sequence:
AAAATCATTAGTATTGTAgtaatgtttaattttaaaagacCATCAGAGATGAGATAGCAGGATGCAGTGAGAAGGCAAATGACTATCTTGCAAAGAAATACCCTCTCTGCAACTCATCAACCAAACACTTAGTTATGCTAGCGAGTTGGAGATGATTGTCTCAAATGAAATGGATGCAatgaattttgtgttttccaAGATTGCTAATATTGTCTAATGAAATTGTTCAGTTCTAATTCAACGTGGAACTGTAAAATgattttatctctttattttgtTCATCTAGGTGTTGTATTGTTCCTTAGTGttccattttctttcttctttacagTGGTCAAAATCATTATATGCTTGTGTTGACTACTATATCGTAAGAATTGGacaattgatgaatttcaaatccattggaaggttcatatttaaaaaaaaaattatatatattccttacatgcatttttatttgaatattgtgtgattaacaattatattaatttagtaattttattgTCAGTTAATCAGAAATAAATGAAggattaaaaaatcaaatatatgtaaaatttgatatatatatatatatatatatatatatatatatatatatatatatatatatatatatattccattttaaagCTCATTTTGGTCTTTTACACATCTAAAAGCAATTCTGATTCAAAAcatccaaacaacatttttcatactaatcacttttgttttgaaggtatccaaacataaatcactttacattcaactcacttttaaccaaaatcaattctaccaaaatcaattttttccacCGCACAACCAAACTCACGcaataatcaaattatttttccttcgagaaaaaaaatcaaattattttaatttttaattataagactATGTAAGAAAAGTTTTATCTTTAACTATAAAATTatctataaatttttaaatgtatttattttccttttctttgaaTATACTCTATCAATACTATAAATGTAtgagtaaataattatttttgttccgAATGTATATGAATAGCCATGATAGTCTatcaatgtattgaaatttcaaaatagtcattGATTGTATACTATGTTGGTCAAAATAGTTTTAGACGTTAAAGTAATCTTTTAATGTTGACAATAACTATTTTCTTATATGGACTAATATCACAATAGTGACGAGAGTGATATGAAAGTATGTACTTAGAGATTGATATGACAATAACTATATTAAGGGACTGATATGACAATAGTAACAAAACATTTTAACgttagagactattttgactaacgtAGTACACAATCATAGACTATATTATAATTTCAATACAATTGAAGGACTATTGTGACTATTCGTTACACATTTCGGGACAAAAATGACTATTTATCCATAAATGCATATTGAATATATctgtaaaaaatgaaaatttggtaatactaattttttttgaacaagccaaaatgagatatatattaacGACAAATAAGTTTGCTTCCTAACACAAGGAGTGCCTATAGAAGCCAAAATTTGGTAATACTAATACTCACATACATttgtgtcctcgtgagcttagttcagttggtatagacaatgcataaaaaaaatatgcaaagtcggggttcaaatcccggccaccacaaaaaaaagtcACATACATTTGTGATAAATTCCTTACCCAACCATTTTTCATAATACTCGTGATTTAAGTAAAACAGTCCCATAAAAAGGTACGCATAGAATATAATccaaaacatttaattttaagaaaatctGACACATTTATTTATTGGTATTAACCTTTGGTTTTTAAGGGAAAGGGGCCCTAGTAATCCAGAGTTCGGCTGTGAGATAAGGATTGTATGACTACAAAttgtttagttatttattttatgaataaagAGCATGCAAATGTACTACTATCATTATAACTTAAGTTATTGAGATCCCAACTAAGTTCGTACTTAACAAGTATGCAGCCAACCTCTCCTCTTTAGGCTCGGGTGAATGAAGAAGCATGGAAGGCTATTTGCTTGGATGGAAGAGCACGTAGGTGAATATTGTGAGCTATTAActtatagagaaatgatatttatactacaattttttaacaacttttagacaactttctctctcatactcacattatattcttactttttctctttctttttttctctccattgtttttgaccaatgagaagagagaaaaagagattGTCATTGAAGTTGTTAGCAAATggttgttaaaatatcattcCTCTAACTTATATTGATTTTCAAGGTGGTTCGCGGCGGACTTGTGGGTTTGGATatttaagtgtgtgtttggtatggtGTTGGCGAGAATTGATTtaatagaattgagtttgagagaattgattttgattaaaagtgagtttgagatgaaatagtttatgtttggatacacttgTTTAAAAGTGATTGTGATGAGttaatgttgtttggatagtttgaatcaaaattgattttgaatgtaaaATGACCAAACACCCCTAAACGTagaatttgttgtatttttccaacaaaaaaaaaacaattatatcacatttaCCAAAGCTGTATTTTTTAACGtgtagtgataaaaaaaaatcaaatttataacaaaaataactgCAACCTAACCCaacttaaaactaaaaaaaaatgattttcttttttcaacaaaaaaaacactacgtccaataaaaaagaaaaaactaccaCGCTTCTGTTTCTCAGTTTCGGCATATCCCTTCCATTTCTCCACAACCTTCTTCACTGTTTCTACACACTTCCTCATCTCTTAATACACAATTGCAATTTCTTCCTCTATCTCGCAATAATTTCATTCCATTCTTTCTACCATCCTTATTGAATAAACTGAAAGCTTCTTTGTGCAATGACCTTCAACTTACAGAAGGAAATTCAGATCTGTGTGGTTGAAATTCAGATCTATGTGGTTGAGTTTCAAGGTAAAATACAAGGTTGAAGTGATGTGAAGTAATGAAAGGAAGAAAGGTTGTGAGAAAGAGAAATTGAAGGCTTGAATTTATGGGTAATTTGGTAAAGTTCTTGCCACTTGAAAAATTAGAGGTTGTACCTGCGTTTTCTCTAACGTAGAAACTAGGAATTCCTGATTTAGCTGTACATGCGTTTTGATCTCAAAACTGAGTTTTTTGGAAGCACTTTTCATTcacccaaacaaaaaaaatattctagaAACCACGTTCGAAAAAGGAAACGGAGGTTTGACTGCTTCAAACGGGTTGCCAAACACATACTAATTCTTCCAAATGCTACTAAGTGAGTAGCACTTACAAACTACTTTACAGCGGTGGACATAGTCAATCCTTCCGACAACTATCACATTCTTTGGCTTAAAACGATTATGCTCAAAGTAACTCTTTTTGCTTGACGGTTGTTTACCAATATACCGACTAAGAACAAATTTTTAGGAAGACGTGTTCTATCAATCAATGATCAAATTTGTGGCAGAGAGTATGatataaatgaagaaagagATCCCTTATTTATTTGATGTAAGAAAGAGATCACTTATCAGTTGCgattaagggtctgtttggtaagcCCATtaaatgagcttatagcttataggcttataagctcgtttgacaaaaaaagctatGTTTGGTAATGCTCTCTTAccacgagcttatagcttatttcacgagcttatatgctatttttcagaagctatttcaagtagcgtctgagcttatagcttttagctttttatcttttgttccatttttacccttattattttaactaaaagtcaaatttacCCTTTATCATTTATTATACTTAAAAACAAAACGGCGTATGCTTCTCTTTAACACTTACAATTTCTATGCAACAACGTTAGTGACATatgattttcctaaaaaaaatgacCTATGATTTTTATAGGTATACATATAGATTACATATTTTCCcgtcaacttttttttttacgtattTTATGTTTCTGGTGCTATTCTTTTAacacttatttcttttatcatttttaatccTATTGATAGAGATTacgtattttatgtttttgttgctattcttttaaaacttattttgttttatcatttttaatcttattgatagattattttttactttgtctataaaataaaattttatactttATTCATTAATAAAGTATACAAActgaatgaaataaaaaaatataaaaaaattatattgattagaataataaatttaaatgactaaattaagaaattttaaatacttaaattttaattgatatataagttttattataaattaaaaatactcttttatgccattttacatttatcagctagccgaaccgctaattttaccgaacacttcaattagcttatcagctataagctatcagctatccgctattttaccaaacagagcctaagtTATACTAAATTTGTAATGAGAATAAAAATAGTTGCACTAGTTTACACTTTACACGATGATGCATGTATCTTTTCAATCTCTCTTATTATAAAACAACTACAAATTTTATGGATATGGATATATTAATAAAGTTTTTGTAACAATATATAGTGGTGATACCTTAGAATCACGgatataaaattttgttgtaaaatacatattatttgattaaaaattattcTATCCAATAATTAATTCAGGTTCTTTTAACTTATTGTTCTTTATTAAGCACTTTATCTTAGACACTTCTTTATTTTTAGCGAGAATTTGTCGGTTAGTTGGATTCTATAATACATAATACTAATGAATTAGCTTCGATAGTTGCCGAGAGAGGATATCAATTTacgcaacaaaaaaaacacttcttaatctttttttgaaggattacttcttaggtaaaataaaaaaaagtaaattacaatttttttatttgaaattttcaataactgtttttcattttatttttttctctcaatcaAAACCAAACACCACCTCTAtggaagaagaacatgttgaagCTACAATCTACAAAACTCATTTCCTTACTTTCACTCTCTAAGAACCTCTCACAAAAATCTACAACACATTTCTCTCATTCCAATCACAACCCAACCATGTCCATAAACTTTACCACCCACGCCTTCGCCGGAAACCCACTAATCTCCAAAACCCAAAACAAAAACGATCTATTTTCCCCCACAACCGCTCTCGAAACCCTAAAATCCCGAATCACCGACAATACCAACCACCACTCTCCGAATTTCAAGATACTTCCGTTCAGGAATGGGAGGCCTCTCGCGACTGCCGGTGGTGGTGAGCCGTGGCGACTCGGTTGGATTGGTGTTGGGGAGATTAGGGGAGTGCTGGGGACTGAATTGAATGGTGATTTGTTTGTGTATTTGGGTTCGAATGTTGAAGAAGATGTAGTTTATTGGACGATTGATGTGTCTGGGGAGAGTGGTTTTGTGGCGGAGTTTGGTGGAGTGAGGTTTAGTTTTGTTGAGTTGAGGACACTTATGGTTGCTACTGATTGGGTTGATTTTAAAGCTATGGGGAATTTGGCTATTGCTGGTCATGTGAGTTTctttttgttgtgttgttgagtAATTACATCGTTTAGTATAGACATTGTTTTTGGAGGGTAATTTGTATGAAGCACGGACGGGCACGGACGGACACGGGACATGACACGGACACCGACATGCTGACacagataataatttgagaaaatgatataatttagtGCAATCATAGGTGTCATGTCGGTGTCGGGGTTGGACACCGACCCGTGTCTGAcacgggacacgcctaatccgaggagtgtccttGCTTCATGTAATTGATGCTATGTTTGGTCGAAACTATGTGTTTGAGCATAAGAGAGTAGATTAGATGGGGAATAGTCGAATCACTAGAGGCAAAAGAAGACTTAGAAAAACTATAGAAACTTTTAATTTAGTTTAGACATTGTTTTTGGAGGGTAATTtgtatgaagcacggacacagaCACGAacacggacaccggacatgACACGGACACCGACATGCTGACacagataataatttgagaaaatgatataatttagtgtaatcataggtgtcgtgtcggtgtcggGGTCGGACACCGACCGGTGTCTGAcacgggacacgcctaatccgaggagtgtccgtggtTCATATATGTTTGGTTGAAACTATGTGTTTGAGCATAAGAGAGTAGATTAGATGGGGAATAGTCGAATCACTAGAGGCAAAGGAAGACTTAGAAAAACTatagaaactattaagaaataTGGTATATGGTAAAGCATTATGACATCGTTTGATCTATGTGGCAGACCAAATTTAGTGGATAAGATTTAgtggttgttgtttttgttgataaacaaatgttaattgtgattgaattgatggttatgttagttttttggGTTTGAGTTTGAAACTCTTGGTTAGAATTACCTTAACGTTTCTTAGCTCACCAACCAAGTTATGTATTTGGTCGAGACATAacatattttgtaaaataaaagagaacTAACGATGGATTGAAGAATGGTACATTTAGGATTTGCATGTTGTTCATTGTTGTAAAACAACACCAACAATCAAtctttatcccactaagtgggggtcggctacatggatcaaatgacaccgTAATGTAGTTCATTGTTATCACTATATCAATATATTATCTTATATTATATAACCATaataaaaacatacataaataacAAAACAACATGCTTATCGAGTAAAAAACTGTTGGCGATGGGTGATATTAGGACTTAGGACGGTTCAGAACATAATATAGCAATGAGTTTTGTAATGTTAGAAAGTAGAAATCATTGTCTTGGTTTCTTCATCTTTTAAGAATGGAACCCAACACCTTATTGTTGACCGACTATGTTTCATATCACTTACCAGTTGGACCGACTTTCATTGGCagaatatttgaattaaattatgttCAGATTAGTCTCTGAAAATTGGAGAAGTTGAAAAGAGCATCCAAATGTGTTGGGGTTGAATATGTGATTtcagtttttcctttttttttatatgtttggcATCAAATTACAGGAAGAGAAGATGATTTTCTACTTGCTCATGTTCATCTCCTTCTTTACTTTCCCACCTTTCAATTGTCTGAGAATTTGTTTATAGATTTTACAAGCTTGAGAGTTATTAGTCTTCATCTTATTTAGGATTTATCATATTTCACTGTGACAAATACTAAAATACTTATGCAAGTGTCTGCagttatgttatttttctagTTTGTTGATCTTTATCATATTTCAGTTGTAAATGACTGCTGTAAGATATTTACATATCTAAATACAAATCGGCAACTGCTGCTTTACTAATTCCTAGATTTTGCCAGGCAAGAGCACTGTTAGAATGGCATAATATATCACGTTTTTGTGGACATTGTGGAGAGAAAACAGTCCCAAGGGAAGCTGGGAAGCGGAAGCAGTGTTCAAACGAATCATGCAAAAAGAGGATATATCCACGAGTTGACCCGGTTTGCTAGTTTCTGTTCTAAGTTTTTAATGGTCAATTGAATGATTTGATGTTTTGCTGAAGACTGATCAATTGATCTTATGCAGGTGGTCATTATGCTGGTAATTGATCGAGAGAACGATCGTGCCCTTTTGAGCAAACAATCCAGATTTGTGCCTAGAATGTGGAGCTGCTTAGCAGGTTTTATAGAGGTGTATTCTTGACCTTATTTAATGTGTCTTTGGAATGagattagattttagtttatgcatgaatattttttattttagaaatgatACTTGAACagccattttgtgacaactttctctctcatactcacattattttttactttatctctattgctttggttttcgtgcaaatacatactttttctttgtaaattatggttgtcccataagttgtcaaccaaatggttgttcaaataacactcctctttttatttttatttttatttttttagttgtaACATTTTATCACTatatttaaaaaacttaaaatttgtcTATGGGTGTTGCATTTAGCCAGGAGAAAGCTTGGAGGAGGCTGTGAGAAGAGAAACATGGGAGGAGACTGGTATTGAAGTTGGAGAAGTTGTATATCACAGTTCTCAGCCATGGCCTGGTATAACATATTTTGcataatgattttatttaaattaacttTTGTACTGTGATTATTTTctccatttgtttttttttaaccaaaaagaGGAGCAGTAAAGGTATGCTACCTCAAAACTTCAttataaaagagagaaatacaaaagaaaagGAGGGGGACATAAGACCAAAACCTCCTAAAAATTGATAAACCTAAAATTAGGCATACCAAGACgatttttgacataaaattcTCTGATATCTAGAGGCACTTCTGACCATATTGTTAAATTTTGGACAGTTAGCCCTAACGCTGCCAATATATCGGCACAATGGTTGCCTTCTCTGTATATATGAGAGACAATAAAATTCATGGCATTTAGCAGTAGCTTACAATTGTACCACCTATTTCTCAGATTGCAAGGAATAAGAGCTTCGTTTTTAAAAGCCATCACAACTAAAGCTGAGTCTGTTTCAATCCAAAGGTTCGGCCATCTCCTTTGGCTAGCTATCTCAATAGCTCTTAGCACTCCTGAAATCTCAGCATGGTACGCAGATCCACCTCCAATGTTCTCAGCAAAGCAACAAAGAGAAATAGCATCAGAGTTCCTGAAAATACCTCCACAAGAAGAGTTTGTTGTGTTTGAAGCTCCATCAGTGTTGCACTTCAC
Proteins encoded in this window:
- the LOC25486745 gene encoding nudix hydrolase 19, chloroplastic → MLKLQSTKLISLLSLSKNLSQKSTTHFSHSNHNPTMSINFTTHAFAGNPLISKTQNKNDLFSPTTALETLKSRITDNTNHHSPNFKILPFRNGRPLATAGGGEPWRLGWIGVGEIRGVLGTELNGDLFVYLGSNVEEDVVYWTIDVSGESGFVAEFGGVRFSFVELRTLMVATDWVDFKAMGNLAIAGHARALLEWHNISRFCGHCGEKTVPREAGKRKQCSNESCKKRIYPRVDPVVIMLVIDRENDRALLSKQSRFVPRMWSCLAGFIEPGESLEEAVRRETWEETGIEVGEVVYHSSQPWPVGPNSMPCQLMVGFFAYAKSLEINVDKEELEDAQWHSREDVRKALTFAEYKKAQTTAAAKVEQMCKGVEKTHSLSTDFNVESGELAPMFVPGPFAIAHHLISSWAFPDQNVKGTECHSKQPSGSVSNL